One Drosophila virilis strain 15010-1051.87 chromosome 5, Dvir_AGI_RSII-ME, whole genome shotgun sequence DNA window includes the following coding sequences:
- the egl gene encoding uncharacterized protein egl isoform X2 produces MESMEYEMARNMTLLFFLERLLDKGEPRTVHDLSCQFGNKEFTKEMRQIAGGSQSGLKKFLAQYPSIFLVDGDYVQVNAYQHSSSDDGNSGGKRDYIQEAKDYFKNKMLQYGAAAEVPVRSLLGHRSQASPQVRHISGQHIKEFTDFLMKHTDTFKVTDDYVVLVGSENMTDLPARDRLHLPQSNIDTRGTQQMLDFFAQCIEMKGPLLVDQLFHLLTLNFPQDQWLRMFKTPGDLSSFLKLFGDCFHIQANLVTLLQKPKLNDSHIQQAQAHSREQFNALNNNQNPRKPEAAMSPVQQRLHSPAMRSNGYSNNNLNNNNNNNNNNIVSPNFKLNAPVSNMTGGNGFGQSQNKSEPNSGFDSYVPMSELKLENLCENNYPSSNVCYGPIGAAPQQQQQQQQQQQPPAPTERLNSVNQTLKQRINTLVIRTLAENLEKDKQTLANQNAHLSPVHSCNTKATGSAGTTVAGTVVATSAQNNANPSPSQSYFVGDTWKIKVLQNTTVIANVKHSTFVTEALLDLAKDESNIAISLDCEGINLGIKGEITLIEIGTARGEAFLFDVQSCPAMVSDGGLKTLLEHDQVIKVIHDCRNDAVNLYLQFGILLRNVFDTQAAHAILQYQENGKQVYKAKYISLNSLCEQYNAPCNPIKDQLKQIYRRDQKFWAKRPLTREMMLYAAGDVLVLIHDQLFGSLAQQIKPENRQLFSELCTEQILMQIKPNEVKIRKKQRKVSTEVSDLKQKLTQTSKSIVLSNREIRLLRYMDLTEDEKERLKGYYKVAKKLEKMESAGNPNKDQSDSEDEAEPNENDFFPSLDSVPSDNSLSGTFSPRFSSEPPSLTESMQMLEEILQNKSMDRIARIDKLEAILTTATTLPCDQEQLGSSIATTENLQIIREKSRNMKNCNCHGERSITPILRSGNDKRVVKLVDAESQTLSTGDVVITKIFFQEEHERAKETALANSNANSPKRVAST; encoded by the exons ATGGAGTCCATGGAATATGAAATGGCACGCAACATGACGCTGCTCTTCTTCCTCGAGCGGCTGCTGGACAAGGGCGAGCCACGCACCGTGCACGATCTCTCCTGCCAGTTTGGCAATAAGGAGTTCACCAAGGAGATGCGACAAATCGCCGGCGGTAGTCAGTCTG gtttgaagaaatttctcgCCCAATACCCATCGATATTTCTTGTGGACGGAGATTATGTGCAGGTGAATGCCTATCAGCACAGCAGTTCGGACGATGGCAACAGCGGCGGCAAGCGCGACTACATCCAAGAGGCTAAAGACTACTTCAAGAACAAAATGCTCCAATATGGCGCCGCTGCCGAGGTCCCAGTTCGCAGTTTGCTCGGCCATCGTTCGCAGGCATCGCCACAAGTGCGTCACATATCGG GGCAGCATATCAAGGAGTTTACGGACTTTCTGATGAAGCACACGGACACATTTAAGGTAACAGACGACTATGTGGTGCTGGTGGGCAGTGAGAATATGACGGATCTTCCGGCCAGGGACCGCTTGCATTTGCCTCAATCGAACATTGATACGCGCGGCACACAGCAAATGCTCGACTTTTTTGCACAGTGTATCGAAATGAAAGGACCGCTGCTGGTGGATCAGCTATTTCACCTGCTGACACTCAACTTTCCCCAGGATCAATGGCTGCGCATGTTCAAGACGCCCGGCGATTTGAGCTCCTTTCTGAAACTATTCGGCGACTGCTTTCACATACAAGCCAATCTAGTCACGCTGCTGCAGAAGCCGAAGCTAAACGACTCGCATATTCAGCAGGCACAAGCGCATTCTCGTGAGCAGTTTAATGCGCTTAACAATAATCAGAATCCACGAAAGCCAGAGGCAGCTATGAGTCCCGTGCAGCAGCGCTTACATTCGCCAGCCATGCGCAGCAATGgttacagcaacaacaatctgaataacaacaacaataataataataacaatatagtATCGCCTAATTTCAAGCTAAATGCGCCAGTATCGAATATGACAGGCGGCAATGGTTTCGGACAAAGCCAAAACAAGTCAGAGCCCAATTCAGGCTTTGACAGCTATGTGCCAATGTCTGAGCTGAAACTAGAGAATCTATGCGAGAACAATTATCCCAGCTCAAATGTGTGCTACGGTCCCATAGGAGCAgcgccacaacaacagcagcagcagcagcagcaacaacagccaccgGCGCCAACGGAGCGTTTGAACAGCGTTAATCAAACACTGAAGCAGCGCATAAATACACTGGTCATACGCACCCTAGCGGAAAATCTGGAGAAGGACAAACAAACACTAGCTAATCAGAACGCACACTTGAGTCCGGTGCACAGTTGCAACACCAAAGCGACAGGTAGCGCAGGAACAACGGTTGCGGGCACAGTTGTGGCAACATCGGCACAGAATAATGCCAATCCCTCGCCTAGTCAAAGCTATTTCGTTGGCGATACCTGGAAGATAAAAGTACTTCAAAATACCACTGTTATTGCCAATGTGAAGCATTCAACGTTTGTCACTGAGGCTTTGCTAGACCTGGCCAAAGATGAGAGCAATATTGCCATATCGCTCGATTGTGAGGGCATAAATCTTGGCATAAAGGGTGAGATAACTCTGATTGAGATCGGTACAGCTCGTGGTGAGGCATTCCTTTTCGACGTGCAATCCTGCCCCGCCATGGTGAGCGATGGTGGCTTAAAGACGCTACTAGAGCACGATCAAGTGATAAAAGTTATTCATGATTGCCGGAATGATGCAGTAAATCTGTATCTGCAATTTGGCATATTGTTGCGCAATGTATTTGACACGCAAGCGGCGCATGCCATATTACAGTATCAAGAAAACGGCAAGCAGGTGTATAAGGCCAAATATATATCGCTAAACTCGCTGTGCGAGCAATACAATGCGCCCTGTAATCCTATTAAGGATCAGCTGAAGCAAATCTATCGGCGAGATCAGAAGTTCTGGGCCAAAAGACCGCTGACACGTGAAATGATGCTGTATGCGGCTGGGGATGTCCTTGTACTGATACACGATCAGCTCTTTGGCAGTCTGGCGCAACAGATTAAACCCGAAAACAGGCAGCTATTCTCCGAGCTGTGCACCGAGCAAATTCTCATGCAGATCAAGCCCAATGAAGTCAAGATACGAAAGAAGCAGCGCAAGGTTAGCACCGAGGTGTCTGATCTGAAGCAGAAACTGACGCAGACCAGCAAAAGTATTGTGCTTTCCAATCGCGAGATACGGCTGCTGCG CTATATGGACTTGACGGAGGACGAGAAAGAGCGCCTCAAGGGCTATTACAAAGTGGCCAAGAAGTTGGAGAAGATGGAATCTGCTGGTAATCCAAATAA AGATCAAAGTGACTCTGAGGACGAAGCGGAGCCAAATGAAAACGACTTTTTCCCAAGCTTGGATTCGGTGCCTTCGGATAATTCGCTGTCGGGTACATTCTCTCCACGTTTCAGCTCTGAGCCACCCAGTTTGACTGAGTCAATGCAAATGCTAGAGGAAATACTGCAAAATAAATCGATGGATCGGATAGCGCGCATTGATAAGCTCGAGGCCATATTGACGACTGCAACTACATTGCCATGCGATCAA GAACAACTGGGCTCCAGCATTGCGACCACTGAGAATCTGCAAATCATTCGCGAGAAATCAAGAAA CATGAAGAACTGTAATTGCCATGGAGAGCGCAGCATAACGCCCATTTTGAGATCAGGGAATGACAAGCGAGTAGTCAAACTGGTGGATGCAGAGTCGCAAACTCTGAGCACCGGCGACGTAGTTATCACCAAAATCTTTTTTCAAGAAGAACACGAGCGTGCCAAGGAGACGGCATTGGCCAATAGCAATGCCAATTCACCGAAAAGGGTGGCTTCAACTTAA
- the egl gene encoding uncharacterized protein egl isoform X1, whose amino-acid sequence MESMEYEMARNMTLLFFLERLLDKGEPRTVHDLSCQFGNKEFTKEMRQIAGGSQSGLKKFLAQYPSIFLVDGDYVQVNAYQHSSSDDGNSGGKRDYIQEAKDYFKNKMLQYGAAAEVPVRSLLGHRSQASPQVRHISGQHIKEFTDFLMKHTDTFKVTDDYVVLVGSENMTDLPARDRLHLPQSNIDTRGTQQMLDFFAQCIEMKGPLLVDQLFHLLTLNFPQDQWLRMFKTPGDLSSFLKLFGDCFHIQANLVTLLQKPKLNDSHIQQAQAHSREQFNALNNNQNPRKPEAAMSPVQQRLHSPAMRSNGYSNNNLNNNNNNNNNNIVSPNFKLNAPVSNMTGGNGFGQSQNKSEPNSGFDSYVPMSELKLENLCENNYPSSNVCYGPIGAAPQQQQQQQQQQQPPAPTERLNSVNQTLKQRINTLVIRTLAENLEKDKQTLANQNAHLSPVHSCNTKATGSAGTTVAGTVVATSAQNNANPSPSQSYFVGDTWKIKVLQNTTVIANVKHSTFVTEALLDLAKDESNIAISLDCEGINLGIKGEITLIEIGTARGEAFLFDVQSCPAMVSDGGLKTLLEHDQVIKVIHDCRNDAVNLYLQFGILLRNVFDTQAAHAILQYQENGKQVYKAKYISLNSLCEQYNAPCNPIKDQLKQIYRRDQKFWAKRPLTREMMLYAAGDVLVLIHDQLFGSLAQQIKPENRQLFSELCTEQILMQIKPNEVKIRKKQRKVSTEVSDLKQKLTQTSKSIVLSNREIRLLRYMDLTEDEKERLKGYYKVAKKLEKMESAGNPNKDQSDSEDEAEPNENDFFPSLDSVPSDNSLSGTFSPRFSSEPPSLTESMQMLEEILQNKSMDRIARIDKLEAILTTATTLPCDQIITSNAMQEQLGSSIATTENLQIIREKSRNMKNCNCHGERSITPILRSGNDKRVVKLVDAESQTLSTGDVVITKIFFQEEHERAKETALANSNANSPKRVAST is encoded by the exons ATGGAGTCCATGGAATATGAAATGGCACGCAACATGACGCTGCTCTTCTTCCTCGAGCGGCTGCTGGACAAGGGCGAGCCACGCACCGTGCACGATCTCTCCTGCCAGTTTGGCAATAAGGAGTTCACCAAGGAGATGCGACAAATCGCCGGCGGTAGTCAGTCTG gtttgaagaaatttctcgCCCAATACCCATCGATATTTCTTGTGGACGGAGATTATGTGCAGGTGAATGCCTATCAGCACAGCAGTTCGGACGATGGCAACAGCGGCGGCAAGCGCGACTACATCCAAGAGGCTAAAGACTACTTCAAGAACAAAATGCTCCAATATGGCGCCGCTGCCGAGGTCCCAGTTCGCAGTTTGCTCGGCCATCGTTCGCAGGCATCGCCACAAGTGCGTCACATATCGG GGCAGCATATCAAGGAGTTTACGGACTTTCTGATGAAGCACACGGACACATTTAAGGTAACAGACGACTATGTGGTGCTGGTGGGCAGTGAGAATATGACGGATCTTCCGGCCAGGGACCGCTTGCATTTGCCTCAATCGAACATTGATACGCGCGGCACACAGCAAATGCTCGACTTTTTTGCACAGTGTATCGAAATGAAAGGACCGCTGCTGGTGGATCAGCTATTTCACCTGCTGACACTCAACTTTCCCCAGGATCAATGGCTGCGCATGTTCAAGACGCCCGGCGATTTGAGCTCCTTTCTGAAACTATTCGGCGACTGCTTTCACATACAAGCCAATCTAGTCACGCTGCTGCAGAAGCCGAAGCTAAACGACTCGCATATTCAGCAGGCACAAGCGCATTCTCGTGAGCAGTTTAATGCGCTTAACAATAATCAGAATCCACGAAAGCCAGAGGCAGCTATGAGTCCCGTGCAGCAGCGCTTACATTCGCCAGCCATGCGCAGCAATGgttacagcaacaacaatctgaataacaacaacaataataataataacaatatagtATCGCCTAATTTCAAGCTAAATGCGCCAGTATCGAATATGACAGGCGGCAATGGTTTCGGACAAAGCCAAAACAAGTCAGAGCCCAATTCAGGCTTTGACAGCTATGTGCCAATGTCTGAGCTGAAACTAGAGAATCTATGCGAGAACAATTATCCCAGCTCAAATGTGTGCTACGGTCCCATAGGAGCAgcgccacaacaacagcagcagcagcagcagcaacaacagccaccgGCGCCAACGGAGCGTTTGAACAGCGTTAATCAAACACTGAAGCAGCGCATAAATACACTGGTCATACGCACCCTAGCGGAAAATCTGGAGAAGGACAAACAAACACTAGCTAATCAGAACGCACACTTGAGTCCGGTGCACAGTTGCAACACCAAAGCGACAGGTAGCGCAGGAACAACGGTTGCGGGCACAGTTGTGGCAACATCGGCACAGAATAATGCCAATCCCTCGCCTAGTCAAAGCTATTTCGTTGGCGATACCTGGAAGATAAAAGTACTTCAAAATACCACTGTTATTGCCAATGTGAAGCATTCAACGTTTGTCACTGAGGCTTTGCTAGACCTGGCCAAAGATGAGAGCAATATTGCCATATCGCTCGATTGTGAGGGCATAAATCTTGGCATAAAGGGTGAGATAACTCTGATTGAGATCGGTACAGCTCGTGGTGAGGCATTCCTTTTCGACGTGCAATCCTGCCCCGCCATGGTGAGCGATGGTGGCTTAAAGACGCTACTAGAGCACGATCAAGTGATAAAAGTTATTCATGATTGCCGGAATGATGCAGTAAATCTGTATCTGCAATTTGGCATATTGTTGCGCAATGTATTTGACACGCAAGCGGCGCATGCCATATTACAGTATCAAGAAAACGGCAAGCAGGTGTATAAGGCCAAATATATATCGCTAAACTCGCTGTGCGAGCAATACAATGCGCCCTGTAATCCTATTAAGGATCAGCTGAAGCAAATCTATCGGCGAGATCAGAAGTTCTGGGCCAAAAGACCGCTGACACGTGAAATGATGCTGTATGCGGCTGGGGATGTCCTTGTACTGATACACGATCAGCTCTTTGGCAGTCTGGCGCAACAGATTAAACCCGAAAACAGGCAGCTATTCTCCGAGCTGTGCACCGAGCAAATTCTCATGCAGATCAAGCCCAATGAAGTCAAGATACGAAAGAAGCAGCGCAAGGTTAGCACCGAGGTGTCTGATCTGAAGCAGAAACTGACGCAGACCAGCAAAAGTATTGTGCTTTCCAATCGCGAGATACGGCTGCTGCG CTATATGGACTTGACGGAGGACGAGAAAGAGCGCCTCAAGGGCTATTACAAAGTGGCCAAGAAGTTGGAGAAGATGGAATCTGCTGGTAATCCAAATAA AGATCAAAGTGACTCTGAGGACGAAGCGGAGCCAAATGAAAACGACTTTTTCCCAAGCTTGGATTCGGTGCCTTCGGATAATTCGCTGTCGGGTACATTCTCTCCACGTTTCAGCTCTGAGCCACCCAGTTTGACTGAGTCAATGCAAATGCTAGAGGAAATACTGCAAAATAAATCGATGGATCGGATAGCGCGCATTGATAAGCTCGAGGCCATATTGACGACTGCAACTACATTGCCATGCGATCAA ATTATTACTTCCAATGCAATGCAGGAACAACTGGGCTCCAGCATTGCGACCACTGAGAATCTGCAAATCATTCGCGAGAAATCAAGAAA CATGAAGAACTGTAATTGCCATGGAGAGCGCAGCATAACGCCCATTTTGAGATCAGGGAATGACAAGCGAGTAGTCAAACTGGTGGATGCAGAGTCGCAAACTCTGAGCACCGGCGACGTAGTTATCACCAAAATCTTTTTTCAAGAAGAACACGAGCGTGCCAAGGAGACGGCATTGGCCAATAGCAATGCCAATTCACCGAAAAGGGTGGCTTCAACTTAA
- the LOC26530755 gene encoding proteasome subunit beta type-4: protein MANDMLTSFGRPRRFYNLMSADLPGTRFPASGITPGSSVLGIRFDGGILVSADTLVTYGNLARYQNVDRVIKISDSVLLGGGGDFADIQSIVRTIDQKIINDHCRDDGASMKPMALVNWLTRLLYGRRSLKQPLKAEIIVAGIEDGCRPYLSAVDARGSPFENYVAASGFARLIAVPLVRERKPIDRDFSLKEASTLIRDCMRILYYRDTRSIAQYTVGICTPDNCSIKGPFKAEENWAIADHVSGY from the coding sequence atggcGAATGATATGTTAACCAGCTTCGGTCGACCCAGAAGGTTTTACAATCTAATGAGTGCAGATCTACCTGGGACCAGGTTTCCCGCATCTGGTATCACTCCTGGCTCCTCGGTGCTGGGCATTCGATTTGATGGCGGCATTTTGGTGTCCGCCGATACGCTGGTCACCTATGGCAACCTAGCTCGGTACCAGAACGTCGATCGAGTGATCAAGATCAGCGACAGTGTCTTGCTTGGAGGCGGCGGTGATTTTGCCGATATACAGTCAATTGTTCGAACCATAGACCAGAAAATTATCAATGATCATTGCCGGGACGACGGGGCGAGCATGAAACCTATGGCTTTGGTAAACTGGCTGACGCGGCTCCTCTATGGACGCCGATCACTTAAGCAACCCCTCAAAGCCGAGATAATCGTTGCCGGCATCGAAGACGGATGCCGGCCATATTTGAGTGCTGTGGATGCGCGTGGATCGCCCTTCGAAAACTACGTTGCGGCAAGCGGCTTCGCACGCCTTATTGCCGTGCCTCTGGTACGCGAACGCAAGCCCATAGACAGGGATTTCAGCTTAAAGGAGGCATCCACTTTGATCCGCGATTGCATGAGAATCCTTTATTATCGCGATACACGAAGCATTGCTCAGTATACGGTGGGTATTTGTACGCCCGATAATTGTAGTATAAAGGGTCCCTTCAAAGCTGAAGAAAATTGGGCGATTGCCGATCACGTTTCGGGCTACTAG